In Helianthus annuus cultivar XRQ/B chromosome 3, HanXRQr2.0-SUNRISE, whole genome shotgun sequence, a single window of DNA contains:
- the LOC118490105 gene encoding transmembrane protein 258-like — MAQSAKPISSPVPIAYYPSLAVLLLAVGLVITASFFIYEATSSRKNRSLAKELVTGAVASVFLGFGSLFLLLASGVYV, encoded by the exons ATG GCTCAATCAGCAAAACCGATATCAAGCCCTGTTCCGATCGCTTATTATCCATCGTTAGCCGTGCTTTTGCTCGCTGTTGGCCTCGTAATCACCGCTTCGTTCTTCAT CTATGAGGCAACTTCTTCTAGGAAAAACCGTAGTCTTGCTAAAGAGCTTGTAACAGGAGCAGTGGCATCGGTCTTTTTG GGCTTTGGATCGTTGTTCTTGCTCCTCGCTTCGGGTGTTTATGTCTGA